The sequence below is a genomic window from Callithrix jacchus isolate 240 chromosome 16, calJac240_pri, whole genome shotgun sequence.
TGATAGTTCCAATGCCACGCAGTGCTTtcataaaaaaactgaaaataggcCGAGCTTTTTCAGCTTATATacaggtggcttacacctgtaatcccagcactttgggaggccaaggcaggcagatcacgaggtcaagagattgagaccatcctggccaatatgatgaaaccccgtctctactaaaaatacaaaaattagctgggcacagtggtgcgtgcctgtaatcccagctatgcgggaggctgagacaggagaatcatttggacccaaaaaggcagaggttgcagtgagccgagatcgtgccacggcactccagcctagtgacagagtgatactctgtctcaaaaaaaaaaaaaaaaaaacccaaaaaaaacaaagactgaaaaTGTAATTACTTAAATCATTAAATACTGGCTTATGTGATCTATCTTTCCAGGTGCATATATCCACCTTCCTCCTGGAAAGCCTCTTTCTTACCCATAGGTGGCACCTCAAACCCAATACTGTCAAAATGGACTCCCATTATCTCCCGATCTAGTGAGCTCATGAAGAAATGGAGCTAGCTATCCCCACTCAGTTCACAGCCCTGCTTATCCTTCATCTTCCGCCTGGTTCTATGTTCAGTCACACAGTCCTACTGaatctacttttttatatttattttgaggggatcttgctctgttgcccaggctgaagtgcagtggtcccattatagctcactgcagcctcaaattgatgggctcaagtgatcttcctgcctcagcctcctgagcagctggggctacaagtgtgtgtcaccacacccagctaattttttttttttttttttttagagatggggtctcactatgttgcccaggctgcttttgaactcctgagcttaagccatcctcccatcttggcctctcccaaagtgccaggattacaggcatgggccacccgGCCCAGCCCTCCCTACCTCTCTAACCCCTGAATCGATCCACCTTCCCCTTCTGTCTGCCACGAGCCTTGAAGAGGTCTCTGGCCATTTCCCGCTGGATTTGTGCAGCAGCCTATTAAGCGTTCTCCTGGCGCTGGTCTAGTGCTTTGCCACATTCCATTCCTGGGCTCAGTCCAGGAGcctctttctaaaatgcaaacccTGTCCTGACACGCCAGCTTCATACTCTGCTCTGGCTTGCTAGTGCTCTCAGGATCAAGTCCAAAGCCGATCAGATCTAAGTCTAAGCTTCTGAGGCCTTTCACAATCTGTTCTGCCTCATTCTTCCCAAGAGCTGTTCTGAACCACTTGCGATTTAAAGAAGGAAGGAGCTAGAAATACCTTGTCCTTGTTCCCTCTGTCTAAAATAACTTTCCCTCTACCCTGCCCAAATCTACAGGTGTGATGATGTTCCCTTCATACACAGGAGGAAAAAGCTGCAGAGGGGTTAAAAAAGACACCTGCAGTTAGGCAGCTAAAAAATGAGAACTGGGGTTTAAATGCAAGCTCATCCAACCTACACTATGGCCTGTGCATATGGCTAAATCTATGCTCTTAAGCTTTTTCAAGCTTTGCATTTCAAACAATAAATGCTTATATTTGGGGAGAAAGGgtcatctttttatattgtttttgcttcataaatttcctagattttttttttttctagatgttgtcttgctctgttacccaggctggagtgcagtggcatgatcttggctcactgcaacctccacctcctggattcaagcaattctcctggctcagcctcctgagtagctgagactacaggcgcccaccaacacgcctggctaattttttgtatttttagtagagacaggatttcaccatgttggccagactggtctcgaactcctgacctcatgattcgcctgccttggcctccctaagtgctgggattataggctggaATTATAATTTTTTGGTTGTATAATGCTTTAAAAGACTGAGGAAAAACCTTGCcttgaaaaagaaatcatgacAAAATAGAAATATGTAGAAGCTACAAATTAAAGGACAAAAATTATCTTGCTCTtaccaaaccaaaataaaaataactctctGGATTCAGTATTCAAACATGTCAACTGCATATCACTAATTTAACAACATGAACTTAAGAAAGCAAAATGTAACAAAGCAGAATTGAGTGAGCCACCAACCCCACCACCTTGTCTGCCTAAGCCAGGGATATGGGAGTCATTTTGAGATGCCGTTTGCCTCGTCAACCCTTCCCCTCCAGTGTCTTCCGCTGGCCTAGCTAGTTTGGTGTTGATATCACATCCAAATTTGGTGATATCAACAGGCTAAAATCCAAGGGCTTCCAAAGCTAAAAATCCAAACACTTCGGCATGATGCCCAAATCTCTCCATGTTCTCCGACTGTCCCTTTTCTAAGTCTCCCCCTGCTGCCTACACCAGCCCTGACAGTTTGGTAAGCACCTCCCCGTCCCCGTCCGCCACAACAATCTGTGTATATTTGCAGTGATCACACAACTTCACGCTTGTCCCCTGGGCTTGCCTGGTCCTGTCTCCTGGGATGTCCCCATCCTGCTGTGTTTCTGGAAATCCCCTTTTCACCATCCTTGGTCTATCTGTAGCCTTCCCGAGTACCCTTCTCATTCTCGCCCACCCCTTTGTGGACGGCTCACCCCTAAGTCCCGGTAAGTGCTGAGCATGTGGCCAGGGGTCCTGGTCTGCCCACCCCCATCTCTGGAAGCTCCATGGCAGGAGAGGCCCTGCTTCTTTACCCTGGCCTTCCTGTTGGCACATAGTGGGAAAGAACCTACAGACTTATAATTAGAGCTACAAGGCACAAAATTGTGAGAACAATCTGaccttcttaattttattttattatgttgtttttttttttgagatggatcttcactctcattgcccaggctggagtgcaatgatgcgatctctgctcactgcaacctccgcctcccaggtgcctcagtctcccaagtagctgggattacaggcatgtgccatcacacccggctaattttttgtatttttggtagacatgggttttcaccatgttggccaggctggtactgaactcctgacctcagctgatccacctgccttggcctcccaaagtgctgggattacaaaagtgagccactgcacccagagcTGACTCCTAAATTTTAGAtttgaagaaactgaaactctgaCAGGTGGAAACTTGCCCAGTCTCATTCATTTGATAATTTCTTGAATGTGAAAAGGCCAGCCTGGGGAAAACCTTGGCAATGTCAGTATCTCATCTGTGACGCTGTGCTTTGTAACATCAAGATACCTAaacataagatttttttctcagaataacaggataattttatttaaaggaatGTCTTAGGGTATAATATTTGTAGTGTTCACAGTAAAATGCAGACTCCAGGGGATACTTTTCccataaaaatgcacaaaaattttCACAGATTTCAGAGGACACTTGGTACCCCTCTGCAGGTCCACAGTCAAAGGGATCTGTATACCCTGACTGCAGGTGCAGCTGTTTTCTACGTTTTGCAGTTGCTGTTCTGGGTCAAGCTAAACGTGACCAAACCGGGAAGGAGTgattgggttggtgcaaaagtaatcagtTTTTACCATTAAAAGTAACCGtgattacttttgttttttgagacggagtttcgctcttgtctcccaggctggagtgcagtagggctttctggtctcagcccactgcaacctctgcctcccgggttcaagtgattctcctgcctcagcctccccagtagctgggttacaggcacccaccaccatgcctggccaatttttgtatctttagtagagatgggatttcatcatgtacatcaggctggtctcaaactcctgacctcaggtgatccacccgcctcggcctcccaaagtgctgggattacaggcctgagccaccgcgccctgcctatggcagttacttttgcaccaactgaATATTTTACCAGCAGCCCTGGGAGAAGGCATTCTGTAGTCACATACCTCCTTAGGGGAAAGTATAGAAATGTAGTCTTCATAGATTATCCTTGCTTTCTCCTCAATAATGTTTTTATTAGCTTCCTTCTTCAGTTCCTCACAGGCCATCCAGAAGAGCATGTTTTCCTCACTGAATTCTGTTCGCAGGAACTCACGGAATGCATTCCTTCCTGCTGGAGTGACCATTAATTTGTCAAATGACTGAGCCCAGGCGTTGACTTCTTCCAGAGTAGGAGCAGGGCTTCGTGGAGACCGAAACAGAGCGGGTAAAAGGGAACTGTTATTGGTAGTTACTTGGAATTTCATCATTAGAAATGTATCTTTTCATCCTCCAAGAATGAAAAGTAGATGTGTTTAGGCCCTTTTAGGAAGGGAAAGAGCTGTTCTCATTTCCTTAAGCCTTTGAGAAAAACGCATGAATATGATACTTTCAAATTGTTTGCTGCATTGCATACTGAAAGGCTTGCAAGCCAAGTTGCTAGAATAATGGCTGAGAACATGCTTGTTTACAACTGGGCACGccttgcaatattttaaaaactgtaaatgtAAAGGAAAATCCTGCAACCATATGACCCCGAACTTCCTAATCACCTACGATGAGTTCTGTCCTCCAACAGAGCTAAGTCAGACTTGACAACATGAAACCCCTGGAACAACAGGGCAAGTATCTGTTTAGTACTTTGTAAAATGATGTAATATTTGAGAAAGAATATATGTAGTATCAATGCAAGTTATGAAAGGTGACAACAAAAcactttgtttctgagacagagtctcactgtgctgccaaggctggagggcagaggtgtgatcaccgctcactgcagcctcgacttcccaggctcatgtgattctcttgccttagcctcccaagtagctagggctacaggcgcgtgccaccacacccagctaacttttcctGTTCTCGGTACAgtcaggtctcactatgttgcccaggctggtctcgaactcttgggtttaagcagtctactcaccttggcctcccagattgctgggattacaggtgtgagccactgtgcccagctccctttttttttttttttgaaattacagacgtttaaaaaatatatttaggggCTCCAAGTGCACTTTTGTAACATGGGTCTATTGCACAATGGTGAAGCCTGGGCTTTTAGTGCGGTCATCACACTGTACTCACTAGGTCATTTCTCATCCCTTACCTGCCTCCCGCCCTCCCATCCACCTCTCCGAGTCTCCAGTGTAAATGAACACTAGTGAATGTGCCATTTTCCGCACGAACCAGAGCAGCACTGACAATGCTGCATTGATTTCGGTGCTACTTCTGCTTGCTGCTCTCTCCCAGCTCTGTCTCCTAGCGAACTGCTATACTTGATTGTGGGCTCACCCCTTGGagttaattctttcttctgtcgtAATTGTTTTGAGGTGAGCAAACATAGCTTAACAACGATCCTTAatcttttctcttatttccttagttttaaatgtatgtatgtaacaCTGAAAAATATAGTCTTTAGgtttgattgatttttatttatttatttgagacagtctctctctgtcacccaggcttgagtgcaatggcacgatctcagctcactacaacctctgcctcctgggttcaatagattcttctgcctcagcctcccaagtacctgggattactgatgcccaccaccacactggctaattttttatatttttagtagagacaggatttcaccattgcccaggctggtctggaactcttgacctcaggtgattcgcccgccttggcctcccaaactgctgggattatgggcgtgagccaccgtacccagcagtttttttaaaaatcaaaatggttGACTCTATGTTGtcttctgcaacttgctttttccACTCAACATTAAGTTTCTAAGATTCCCCAAGTTGTCGTGTGTGGCCAGTCCCTAGTAGGATTCACCTCTACCTTTCCATTCTTGAGCTATCCTATTGGGTTTCAGTATTACCATCACACTGGCCTCTCAGATATTGCATTAGTTATGCTAGAGTTGCCTGATCTTGGAATGATCTATTCCCGGAATGCTTTGTGGCCCTAGCCTGAAACCATCTGGATCCAGTGTCTATTCTGTAGAAAGGTATTATTGGTTAAGTTGTACCCCTGAGAATGATATGTTGTAGTTGTAACCTGCTgtacctcagaatatgaccttatttagaaataaggtCTTCGCAGATTTGGTGAAGTtagatgaggtcattaggatgAGATCTAATCTAAATGACTGGTATCCTGTAAgaggaaatctggacacagacacagacatgcacagggTGAAGATGATATGGAGAAGCACAGGGATGAGACAGCTATGTGACTTGAGTGAGGtatctataagccaaggaatgaCATGCCCTGCTGGCAACCACCCAAAGCTGGAAGAACCAGGAAAGATCCTCCCCTAGGGCCGTAAGAGTATAGAGAAAGCAtggcctgctgacaccttgattctggacttccagcctcaagaactgtgaggGAACAAGTTTCTGTCATTTTAAGCTACCCAGAttttggtactttgttacagcactTGGGAGACCAACATgcgcagatcacctgtggtcagcctgttcaacatggtgaaaccccatctctgaaaaatacaaaaagtagctgggtatgatggcgcgagcctgtaatcccagctactcaggaggctgaggcaggagaatcacttgaacctggaaggtggaggttgcaatgagccaagattgtatcactgcactccagccttggcaacagagctagactcattctcaaaaaaaaggaatgtgttAACAGTGTTTAATCTCTTAGAGGTTAGATTAGTTTCATTACTTATATGTCATCTAGTTTTTGGCAAGcatctataattttttctttctctctttcccttttatttttaaaattgactaattaattatttttgagacagagtcttgctctgtctcccaggctggagtacagtggtgcaaccttggctcactgtaaactctgcctccacgttcaagcaattatctctgcctcagcctcccaaacagctgggattacaggtgtgcaccaccatgcccagctaatttttgtattttaatagagacggggtttcaccatgttggcccggctggtctcgaactcctgacctcaggtgatccacccacctcgaccttccaaagtgctgggattacagtcgtgagccaccatgcccagtcagtcTTTTGTTTATACAAgtacattattaaaaaataacataatatattttgttaggaagcatttatttgtatttgcaaTTAGCAAAGGGATTAGACTAATAATGGAAATTATTTCTCTCCCTGTCATGCAGTGAATTAAATGGAATTCTGCAGGGGAGGAGTGTGAGGCCACATAGTGATTGGCTATCACTAAATTGCAGTTAGAGAAGGTGCATGTTCCATAGACACAtacaaggcaaagaaaagaaagaggttgaTGTTTCTGTTAGTTTAGTGAGGTAAAAAACGTGCTATTTCACCTTTCTTCCCAGGTTGGAAGGTCTGCTCTGAGTTCGTGGGAAGCTATTGTGGGCCTCTGATCTTCCTGGTTTCTAACAGTgagactgcaaaaaaaaaaacacaaaaatacaaaaaacacacacatttacatgACAGCTCAGTCTctgccaagaaaatattttaaagagaacttCAGATCCCCAAGTATTAATAGaatttcttcctctccttggaAAATAAACATGGCCCTAGTTAGTTTTCCCTAGCAAACCAAAAGTATGACAATACAGTAACATTGTGGTTTCTACTATTGAGTTAAGAGTTAGGGATTATTGTGCTCAATTGTacttagaataataatttttttcataaaaacagATTCAttagaaaatagtaaaaaaaaaaaggggggggaggggctgggcatgatggctcatgcctgtaatcccagcactttgtgaggccaaagcaggaggatcacttgaggccagggattcaagtccagcctgggcatcatagcaagaccctcatctctatttAGTaccaaaattttagaaatgaaaatagtgAAAAAGTAAGATTGTCAGAAATGTTTTGGGGTTTCATTTTCTGCATCTTAAAAAAAGTATACATCCTCTAGGCTTGTTTCCAGTCAAAATGGAGGCTTCATATTTATAGGCACATATACGAAAATAGTAGAGAAAACTAGGAAAGCACACAATCAATCTACTATTGTATTTCTCGAAAGAGTTTGTTTTCTTATACACACTCTGTACATTTGTCTGTAAACTTATTCcaagtatttttgttgttattgttaatgGAATTTATACTTATATCTCATCTTCGAAGTGGTTATTGTTTGTAATATAAAtgctattactgttattattattttgagacggagtcttgctctatcacccaggctgcagtgctgtggcacaatctcagctcactgcaacctccgcctcctgggttcaggcaattctcctgcctcagcctcctgagtagctgggattacaggcacgcgccaccatgcccagctaattttttgtatctttagtagagacggggtttcaccatgttgaccaggatggtctcgatctcttgacctcgtgatccacccgcctcggcctcccaaagtgctgggattacaggcttgagccaccgcgcccggccaacaccCGGCCACTTTTTAAATCGGTTACTGAGCTGTCATTTATATGCCATAAAGTTTATCTGttgaaagtgtacaattcagtggtttttagtacacTCACAAAGTTGTACAACCATCCCTACCATCTAATTCCAGAACGCCGTCATCACCCGCAAAAGAAATACCACCCGTTAGCAGTCACTGCTTATCGCCTGCATCTCCCCACTCCAGCAGCCCTAGGCAAGGTGGAATCCGCTTCCCGTCTCTACAGATTTGCCCGTTCTGGAGCGAGATCCTCAGGGGCTGTGtcctttcacttggcataatgttttcacACTCAACCCGTGCCTTGGCATGTACcggtacttcatttctttttccagttgAATAATGTCTTATTGTTTGGATAGACACATCGCATTTCGTAAGTTCATCAGCGAATAGACATTTGgcttgtttccacattttggctgcACGAATCATGCTGCTGTGCACTTTGCTGTGCAAATACGTGCAactatgtctttgtttttctcttaagtaGAAACCTCGGAGTAGAACTGCTGAGTCACATGGTAACTTGAGTTTGGACATTTTGAGGAACTCCTAAACTGTTCTACAAAGCAATTGCGCCATTTCACACGGTGATATCCTAGGGATccaatttctccatgtccttgctcttgtcttttttattctagCTTTGcaagtgggtgtgaagtggtgttTCACTGTGGGTTTGATTCGCATTTTGCTAATGACTCCTTTCATGTATTTACTCgatatttgtacatcttctttggagGATGCGTATTCAGATCTTTTGACTATTTctaaattgatttatttatattttattattgaaatagAAGGGGGCTCTTTATTTTAGATCTCAGGCctaaagactattattttaatgttaattctgtgtctttatttctgaattcttttgTGTTCGTATTGGTTATAGCTAGATTCCTCTTGGGgattcatctgcaaatagggaggAATTTTACCTCTTTATTTCCAATTCTTAGGCCTCCAGTTGTCTTCCTTGTTTTACTAACACCTAAAATATACTGTTAAATACTAGTCAAGATTGTGGACATTTTGCCTTATTCTTGATTTTAGCAGGAATGCTTTCAGCATCGCATCAacttaaaaatggatttttacCACTGACAATTTGAGTTTTCTTTATCTTGTTGCTGCtgtattttctattccttttattatatcttttcttaacattctttatttcataaaacttttCCAGCCTGTTTTCAGCACATCTGTTTTTATAAGTTTTCAGTGTGGGGGGAATGGGgggggtttatttttctttaaagacaaaaTCATTAGAAATGCAGGAACCCTTTTGACTTCTTTCATGATGCCAGGGCTAACAAGTTTCAGTAAATaatggcttctttaaaaaaaaaaatccaacagaaaaaaaacttgAGGCATCTGGTGGTACTGTCTCTGCGTGACTTCCGCGGCTTCTTTTGTAAGCAGAACACAGGACTGCACAGTGGGTATGCAAAAGcaaagtgggggaaaaaagatgagtttgacAGGAGATTCCTCAGAGAACCGGAAGCTGCAAACTAAATACTGCAAAATAATTTAAGCTTTGACATATCTTTGCTTCATTCCAAGTaagaatgtttttttaaagagacaatgtgtttttgaaaaagagaagaatatgctttttgtgttttccttacCGCGCCCCACTGCTGCTGTTACAGCAGAACTAGAGAACGTCTGTGGCAGCCCGGATAGCTGCTCACAGTGTTTTAGGACTATTCGGCAAAAGAAGACCCAtggcgccgggcgcggtggctcacacctgtaatcccagcacttcgggaggccgacgtggacggatcacgaggtcaagagatcgagaccatcctggtcaacatggtgaaaccccgtctctactaaaaatacaaaagaattagcctggcatggtggcgtgcacctgtggtcccagctactcgggaggctgaggcaggagaattgcttgaacccaggaggcggaggttgcggtgagccgagattgcgccactgcactccagcctggtgacagaacaagactctgtctcaaaattaaaaaaaaaaaaaaaaaagaagaagacctGTGGCCAGATATAGTTTGGAAAAATTCTGAAGGACAAAGAGAAAACTttctagaaaggaaaaacaagtttATATTCAAGAGAACAAGAAGCAGCAGCATGCCTTCCCTTATAACAGCAGATGTTACCAGAGGGCTTTACAGCAGAATGTCGAGAAAGATTCACAAGTACTTAGAAAACATATTCCCATGTATCTCTCTTGCAAATTGACTTGACTATGTATATTAATACGGATAGATCTCCAAAGTGtggcaaaagaaagcaagacaTTCAGTATTCCAACAGCTGAAGTCTGCTTTGCACCTCTTTCTCTTTACATCTTTCAGTGTACAGTTATGCTACTACATTATATtcatgatcatatatatatatatatatattttttttttttttttttttttttgagacggagtttcactcttgttacccaggctggagttcaatggcgccatctcggctcaccgcaacctccgcctcctgggttcaggcaattctcctgcctcagtctcccgagtagctgggattacaggcacgcgccaccatgcccagctaattttttgtatttttagtagagactgggcttcaccatgttgaccaggatggtctcgatctcttgaccccgtgatccacctgcctcagcctcccaaagtgctgggattacaggcttgagccaccgtgcccggcctcatgatcatatttttaaacatagtaTAACTGTAATTATCTAATAtgtattgctttaaaatttgtattttttttttcctcgagcatattaatttatttatttctgagacaaggtctcactttattgcccaggctggagtgcagtgacatgatcacagcccactcctgccttgaactcctgggttcaagtgatccttccgcctcagcttctagaggagctgggactacaggcacatgccaccatgcctagctaaatacatatatatatttttttttagtggaggcagggtcttgctatgttgccctggctgtctcaaactcctgggctcaagcaatctttctgccttagcctcccaaagtgctgggattacaggcatgagccactatgcctaacctatttatttgtttatttagctCTTCTAGTGTGTGAATTTAAATGCTGTATAGTAGTGCATTGTGTAATTATATCacaatatattcattcattctcctGTTTATGTCCTTTAGAaccattttcaatttttctcaCTCAGATGAATGTTGTAGTGAATTCTCTCATATGTCTCCTTCTGCAGgggtgtttttctttcctttttttctttttgtttttgagacagggtctcactctgtcccacatgctggagtgcagtgatgcaatcatagttcactgcagcctcaacttcctggggcttgagcaatcctcccacctcagcctccagagtagctgggaccacaggtgtgcaccaccatgcctggctaatttttgtgctttttgtaaagactgggtttcaccgtgttgcccaggctggtctcgagctccgaggctcaggtgatctgccagggTATAGGTTTTAAATGGGTGTATATTTAACTGTCATTTATCTGATCCTTGTTAGTAGGAGTACAGCAGATTATTTCCTGTTCCATATCATTTGCTTACTCTTTTGGTTGTTATTTTTTACTAATGTATTTTAATGTTCTTTATTCTGGATATGAATTATTTGTTAATTGCACTGTAACTATCTTCTCTgagtatgttttctcttttcattttatttttggtaccttctgttaaatatatttttaaaatagctttattaagatataatttggctgggcacggcacctcatgcctgtaatagcactttgggaggattaggcaggcagatcacctgaggtcaggagttcgagaccagcctggacaacatggtgaaaccctgcctctactccaaatacaaaaaataagctgggtgtggtggtatgagcCCATCatctcaactacttgggtggctgacacatgagaatcgcttgaacccaaggggcggaggttgcagtga
It includes:
- the RGS20 gene encoding regulator of G-protein signaling 20 isoform X7 — its product is MCRTLGCSLTVRNQEDQRPTIASHELRADLPTWEESPAPTLEEVNAWAQSFDKLMVTPAGRNAFREFLRTEFSEENMLFWMACEELKKEANKNIIEEKARIIYEDYISILSPKEVSLDSRVREVINRNMVEPSQHIFDDAQLQIYTLMHRDSYPRFMNSTVYKDLLQSLSEKSIEA